A genomic region of Cannabis sativa cultivar Pink pepper isolate KNU-18-1 chromosome 1, ASM2916894v1, whole genome shotgun sequence contains the following coding sequences:
- the LOC115704507 gene encoding L-type lectin-domain containing receptor kinase IX.1 yields the protein MSIHNNCLHCNPLIFITIMIVSKIHPHPCSHLILKTTFLLLLLSLANNAESLHFNFTKFQTKELKDIHFQGDATPFNDSLSLTKVDGQGFSLPNSVGRASYSKPVQLWNKDSGEVTDFTAGFSFVIKANDTKRKFGDGISFFIAPFESDIPANSTGGYLALFSPENANDSSQTNPIVAVEFDSYDNPWDPSSNHIGINVNSIISISNVTWNSSIKDGRVANAWVSFNPITTMLGVFLTYNGTPYTGQSTQNQLQYPVDMKNVLPEKVRVGFSAATGVSFETHNILSWSFTSRLEIKEKGNTGLWIGLCVGFGILICGLLAIWFILKRRAAKRMEEEEYDDSIDGEFGETGPKRFTYRELNYATNNFSEEGKLGQGGFGGVYRGLLTESKTEVAVKRISKGSTQGKKEYVSEVKIISRLRHRNLVQLIGWCHTKGEFLLVYEFLPNGSLDNHLFGGRPTLTWAVRYRIALGLASSLLYLHEEWEQCVVHRDIKSSNVMLDSNFNAKLGDFGLARLADHESGLQTTMLAGTMGYMAPECVTTGRASKESDVYSFGMVALEICCGRKPVIRNAIPSQVSLVEWVWDLYGKGQIFEAADMKLSEEFDERQMESLMVTGLWCCHPDPIFRPNIKQVVSVLNFEAPLPTLPSKLPRPMYFAPSFNINSTNYTSSTTTRSTQDQFQYSSSNYVSDSSTSPGPSRPFIFSES from the coding sequence ATGTCTATACACAATAACTGCCTCCATTGTAATCCACTAATCTTCATTACAATAATGATAGTTTCCAAGATTCACCCTCACCCATGTTCACACTTGATCCTTAAGACCACTTTCTTGTTGCTTCTTTTGAGTCTGGCAAACAATGCAGAGTCACTTCATTTTAACTTTACTAAGTTTCAAACTAAGGAACTGAAAGATATTCACTTCCAAGGTGATGCTACTCCTTTTAATGATTCTCTGAGTCTCACTAAAGTTGATGGTCAAGGCTTTTCCCTTCCTAATAGTGTTGGTCGGGCCTCATATTCAAAACCAGTGCAGCTTTGGAATAAGGACTCAGGCGAAGTCACAGATTTTACTGCAGGCTTCTCTTTCGTGATCAAAGCAAATGACACCAAGAGGAAGTTTGGGGATGGAATCTCCTTCTTCATTGCGCCTTTTGAGTCCGACATCCCTGCTAATTCAACAGGTGGATATCTAGCTCTTTTCAGTCCTGAAAATGCAAATGACTCCAGCCAAACCAATCCTATTGTTGCAGTTGAGTTTGATAGTTATGACAATCCATGGGATCCAAGCTCTAATCACATAGGGATCAATGTAAACTCCATTATATCAATAAGTAATGTTACATGGAATAGTAGCATTAAAGATGGAAGAGTAGCAAATGCTTGGGTAAGTTTTAACCCCATTACTACTATGTTAGGTGTCTTTCTAACTTATAATGGAACTCCCTACACAGGGCAATCTACTCAAAACCAGCTTCAATATCCGGTGGATATGAAGAACGTCTTGCCAGAAAAGGTCCGAGTTGGTTTCTCTGCAGCCACTGGTGTCTCATTTGAAACACATAACATTCTTTCTTGGTCCTTTACCTCAAGGTTGGAGATTAAAGAAAAAGGCAACACAGGTTTGTGGATTGGTTTATGTGTTGGTTTCGGTATTTTGATATGTGGACTACTAGCGATTTGGTTTATCTTAAAGAGAAGAGCTGCAAAGAGAATGGAAGAGGAAGAGTATGATGATTCCATTGATGGGGAATTTGGAGAAACTGGACCGAAGAGGTTCACTTACCGAGAACTAAACTATGCAACAAACAATTTTTCAGAGGAAGGGAAGCTTGGACAGGGAGGATTTGGAGGTGTTTACAGAGGTCTGTTAACAGAATCTAAAACAGAAGTGGCAGTTAAGAGGATATCTAAAGGATCAACACAGGGAAAAAAGGAGTATGTTTCTGAGGTGAAAATCATTAGTCGTCTGAGACACAGAAAtttggttcaacttattggtTGGTGCCATACAAAAGGTGAGTTCCttcttgtgtatgaatttttgcCCAATGGTAGCCTTGATAATCATCTCTTTGGAGGGAGACCAACTCTAACATGGGCAGTAAGATATAGGATAGCTCTTGGCTTAGCTTCATCCTTGTTGTACCTTCATGAAGAATGGGAACAATGTGTTGTGCATAGAGATATCAAGTCAAGCAATGTAATGTTAGATTCAAACTTCAATGCCAAGCTAGGAGATTTCGGCCTAGCCCGGCTTGCAGACCATGAATCAGGTTTACAAACAACAATGTTAGCAGGCACTATGGGTTACATGGCCCCAGAATGTGTCACTACTGGGAGGGCTAGTAAAGAATCTGATGTATATAGCTTTGGGATGGTGGCCCTAGAAATCTGCTGTGGAAGAAAACCAGTAATAAGAAACGCAATACCAAGCCAAGTAAGCCTTGTGGAGTGGGTGTGGGACTTGTACGGTAAAGGGCAAATATTTGAAGCAGCTGACATGAAATTAAGTGAGGAATTTGATGAGAGGCAGATGGAGAGCTTGATGGTAACTGGATTATGGTGTTGTCATCCTGATCCCATATTCAGGCCTAATATCAAACAAGTGGTGAGCGTTCTAAATTTTGAAGCTCCATTGCCTACCCTGCCATCCAAGTTGCCTAGGCCAATGTATTTTGCTCCTTCATTCAATATCAACTCTACCAATTATACATCATCTACCACCACAAGGTCCACTCAAGATCAATTTCAGTATTCTTCAAGCAATTAtgtctcagattcatcaacatCACCAGGTCCCTCAAGACCTTTCATATTCTCAGAAAGTTAA
- the LOC115706829 gene encoding protein SET DOMAIN GROUP 40 — translation MDEKLEILLKWAAEVGISDSETYQTQSHPPLTCLGHSLYVSHFPEAGGRGLAALRDISKGELILRVPRSALMTRETVLKDERLSNALNAHSSLSSTQILSICLLYEMDKGRSSWWYPYLMNLPISYDVLATFGEFEKQALQVEDAIWATQKAVLKAELEWKEANVVMKELNLKPRLLTFKAWLWASATVSSRTLHVPWDVAGCLCPVGDLFNYAAPGEDLNFKMQSSSFGNYPCVNGDGPIDVLDSEQLDFHSERLTDGSFEEDVAAYCFYARRHYKKGEQVLLCYGSYTNIELLEHYGFILNENPGEKIFIPLESELCTSNTWPMESMYIQQNGEPSFALLSALRLWATRPDQRRSVAHLVYSGSQLSVENEALVMNRMLKNCNFVLKNLQTSYEEDNLLLRDIEKLQDSLSSLQLKNVLASSTGQIRSFLEANCLERGESSSVEMLSSSRNIIQAVGRWRLAIQWRLSYKEALINCRSYCCKVIQTIPFQND, via the coding sequence ATGGATGAGAAGCTTGAGATCCTTCTGAAATGGGCGGCAGAGGTTGGAATTTCAGACTCAGAAACTTACCAAACTCAATCCCATCCCCCACTGACCTGTTTAGGTCACTCTCTGTACGTTTCGCATTTTCCCGAAGCCGGAGGAAGGGGTTTGGCGGCGCTGCGTGACATTAGCAAAGGAGAGTTGATTCTCAGAGTTCCCAGATCAGCATTAATGACAAGAGAAACTGTACTCAAAGATGAGAGACTATCTAACGCTCTCAACGCCcattcttctctctcttctactCAGATATTAAGTATTTGCTTATTATATGAAATGGATAAAGGAAGGAGTTCGTGGTGGTATCCTTACTTGATGAATCTTCCAATTAGTTATGACGTTTTAGCAACTTTTGGTGAATTTGAAAAGCAAGCTTTGCAAGTGGAGGATGCAATTTGGGCTACACAAAAGGCCGTGTTGAAGGCTGAATTGGAATGGAAAGAAGCTAATGTGGTGATGAAAGAACTCAACCTTAAGCCTAGACTTCTTACCTTTAAGGCATGGCTTTGGGCGTCTGCTACTGTATCTTCGCGGACTTTGCATGTACCATGGGATGTAGCTGGGTGTTTATGCCCTGTGGGAGACTTATTTAATTATGCTGCACCAGGAGAAGACTTAAATTTCAAGATGCAATCTTCTTCATTTGGGAATTACCCTTGTGTAAATGGGGATGGCCCAATTGATGTGTTAGACTCAGAACAACTTGATTTTCATTCAGAAAGATTGACCGATGGTAGTTTTGAGGAAGATGTTGCTGCATATTGCTTCTATGCCAGGAGACATTATAAAAAAGGAGAGCAGGTCTTATTGTGCTATGGTTCGTATACAAATATAGAGCTTCTTGAACACTATGGCTTTATCTTGAATGAAAATCCAGGAGAAAAGATCTTCATTCCTTTGGAATCTGAATTGTGCACCTCAAACACATGGCCTATGGAGTCAATGTATATCCAGCAAAATGGAGAACCTTCTTTTGCTCTACTTTCGGCTTTGCGGTTATGGGCAACCCGGCCAGACCAACGAAGATCTGTTGCTCATCTTGTTTATTCAGGATCCCAACTTTCGGTTGAAAATGAGGCACTTGTAATGAACCGGATGTTGAAGAATTGCAATTTTGTCTTGAAGAATTTGCAAACATCATATGAAGAGGACAATTTGCTTCTAAGAGACATTGAGAAACTACAAGATTCTTTAAGTTCTTTGCAGCTGAAGAATGTTTTGGCATCATCAACTGGTCAGATTCGCTCATTCTTGGAGGCCAATTGTTTAGAGAGAGGGGAAAGTAGTagtgttgagatgctatcatcATCTAGGAACATTATACAGGCCGTTGGTAGGTGGAGATTAGCCATCCAATGGAGGCTCAGCTACAAGGAAGCTCTGATAAATTGCAGGTCTTATTGTTGTAAAGTTATTCAGACAATTCCTTTTCAAAATGACTAG
- the LOC115706830 gene encoding L-type lectin-domain containing receptor kinase IX.1 — protein sequence MVNLEKLGQKEVAVKRVSKGSQQGKKEYVSEVKIISRLRHRNLVQLIGWCHTQGEFLLVYEFLPNGSLDHHLFGGKPTLTWIIRYRIALGLASSLLYLHEEWEQCVVHRDIKSSNVMLDSNFNTKLGDFGLARLADHELGLQTTVVAGTMGYMAPECITTGKASKESDVYSFGVVALEICCGRRPVERNTEPSKVSLVEWVWELYGKGQVLEAADKRLSMEFNERQMESLMVAGLWCCHPDPSFRPSIKQVVNILNFEAPLPNLPPKLPKPMYFALSLNMDSTSYTTSTDTTTTRDQFQYTSSSSYTDSSTSAGLFRPTHKS from the exons ATGGTGAATTTGGAGAAACTGGGCCAAAAAG AAGTGGCAGTTAAGAGAGTATCCAAAGGATCACAGCAAGGGAAAAAGGAGTATGTTTCCGAGGTAAAAATCATCAGTCGTTTGAGGCATAGGAATTTGGTTCAACTCATTGGTTGGTGTCACACACAAGGTGAGTTCCTTCTTGTGTATGAATTTCTGCCAAATGGAAGCCTTGATCACCATCTCTTTGGAGGGAAACCAACACTAACATGGATAATAAGATATAGAATAGCCCTTGGATTGGCATCTTCTCTGCTGTATCTTCATGAAGAATGGGAACAGTGTGTGGTACATAGAGATATCAAGTCAAGCAATGTAATGCTTGATTCAAACTTCAACACCAAGCTAGGAGATTTCGGTCTGGCCCGGCTTGCAGACCACGAATTGGGTTTACAAACAACTGTTGTGGCAGGCACCATGGGCTATATGGCTCCAGAGTGTATCACTACTGGGAAAGCTAGTAAAGAATCTGATGTCTATAGCTTTGGAGTGGTTGCACTTGAAATATGTTGTGGAAGAAGACCAGTTGAACGAAACACAGAGCCAAGCAAAGTGAGTCTCGTTGAATGGGTGTGGGAGTTGTATGGAAAAGGTCAAGTTCTTGAAGCTGCTGACAAGAGATTAAGCATGGAATTCAATGAGAGGCAGATGGAGAGCTTGATGGTAGCTGGGTTATGGTGTTGTCATCCTGATCCTTCTTTCAGGCCTTCTATCAAACAAGTGGTGAACATTCTCAATTTTGAAGCTCCACTGCCTAATCTCCCACCCAAACTACCAAAACCAATGTATTTTGCtctttctttaaacatggattCTACTTCTTATACAACATCTACTGACACTACAACAACAAGAGATCAATTCCAGTATACATCATCAAGTAGTTACACAGATTCATCTACATCCGCTGGTCTTTTTAGACCTACACATAAAAGTTGA
- the LOC133034488 gene encoding lectin 7-like → MALFNQSSYLLPAQNFKAFLIKTGFFFLLLITKGNSVVFNFSSFQPNMPQISFQGEAFANGVLQLTRNDAIASLNSSVGRASYGQPVQLWDAKTGRLTDFTTHFSFTIQALNESLYGDGMSFFIAPFDSEIPNNSSGGRLALFSPQTAFNKSANSIVAVEFDSFRDEWDPSSDHVGINVNSIVSDANVTWSSSIKDGRRANAWPLGNGLNYIMFTLGLLTLLWRLQMRKKETELDL, encoded by the exons atgGCTCTCTTCAACCAAAGTTCATACCTTCTCCCAGCACAAAATTTCAAGGCTTTTCTCATCAAAACTGGCTTCTTCTTCTTGCTACTTATAACAAAAGGCAACTCAGTTGTCTTCAACTTCAGCTCTTTTCAGCCAAACATGCCTCAAATATCATTCCAAGGTGAAGCATTCGCAAATGGTGTTTTACAGCTCACAAGGAACGATGCTATTGCTTCTCTTAATAGCAGTGTTGGCCGAGCCTCATATGGCCAGCCAGTCCAGCTTTGGGATGCCAAAACTGGAAGGCTCACAGACTTCACCACCCATTTCTCCTTCACAATCCAAGCACTCAATGAATCATTGTATGGAGATGGCATGTCCTTCTTCATAGCACCTTTCGATTCTGAAATCCCCAACAACTCGTCTGGTGGACGCCTCGCGCTTTTCAGTCCTCAAACAGCTTTCAACAAGTCTGCCAACAGTATTGTTGCGGTTGAGTTTGATAGTTTTCGAGATGAATGGGATCCCAGCTCTGATCATGTTGGAATTAATGTCAATTCCATTGTTTCAGATGCAAATGTCACATGGAGTAGCAGTATCAAAGATGGAAGACGAGCAAATGCTTGG CCACTGGGCAATGGGTTGAATTACATAATGTTCACTCTTGGTCTTTTAACTCTACTTTGGAGGCTACAGATGAGAAAGAAGGAAACAGAGCTGGACTTATAA
- the LOC115704509 gene encoding L-type lectin-domain containing receptor kinase IX.1-like, with protein sequence MEFLISSYNFIITTLIVVFFLLQKGSSVSFSFPSFDQNSINHIKLEADAYLDNGVLQLTLLPPNSSIPHGNGRASYNKAVQLRDPERELLASFTTNFEFVMDGGHKNNSGDGLAFFIAPFNSVIPNNSKGGNLGLIPRESDSIVSNPIVAVEFDTFKNYWDPNSNHVGINVNSIVSNVHVSPKTKMTNGSRVGNARISYNSTSKNLTVFLSYAGDGTVIGENTSLSSLVDLTFLGEEVRVGFSAATGSYVQLNKVLSWSFHSNIFHNNNTISAIPSPTPPLETKKGGGSHQLSRIGFGVGSGILCCGLGLVWFMFWRKRVGREAETEEEDSIDGELETGIGPKRFTYRELSQATNNFSEAGKLGEGGFGGVYKGILGESNTEVAVKKVSKGSRQGKKEYISEVKIISRLRHRNLVQLIGWCHKGDELLVVYEYLPNGSLNKHLRGEKPMLPWATRHKIVIGLASSLLYLHEEWEQCVVHRDIKSSNIMLDSNFNAKLGDFGLARLVDHERGLDTTLVAGTRGYLAPECLTTSKASKESDVYSFGVVALEICSGRKPIVSNAEEGKVMLVEWVWELYGSDQLVEAVDKGLVGTEYNDKEMECVMVVGLWCCHPDPTCRPSIKQVMSVLNFEAALPNLPPKLPVPMYTMPPCPSSVSSDLDPHYSSSVITGR encoded by the coding sequence ATGGAGTTCCTTATTAgctcatataattttattataacgACTCTTATTGTGGTCTTCTTCCTACTCCAAAAGGGTTCTTCAGTTTCCTTCAGCTTCCCCAGTTTCGATCAAAATAGCATTAACCACATTAAACTCGAGGCGGACGCCTATCTAGACAACGGGGTTCTACAGCTCACATTGCTTCCTCCTAATTCTTCTATTCCCCACGGTAACGGTCGAGCCTCGTACAACAAGGCTGTCCAACTTCGGGATCCCGAAAGGGAACTTCTTGCAAGCTTCACCACTAATTTCGAATTTGTAATGGATGGAGGCCACAAAAATAATAGCGGAGATGGATTAGCGTTCTTCATTGCGCCGTTCAACTCAGTTATTCCTAATAACTCAAAAGGCGGAAACCTCGGACTGATACCCAGAGAATCTGATTCGATTGTAAGTAATCCTATCGTTGCAGTGGAGTTTGACACCTTTAAGAATTACTGGGATCCTAACTCCAATCATGTTGGTATCAATGTCAACTCCATTGTCTCAAATGTACATGTCTCACCGAAGACTAAAATGACAAATGGTTCAAGAGTGGGAAATGCTAGAATAAGTTACAACTCTACTTCTAAAAATTTAACCGTGTTTCTCAGTTATGCGGGTGATGGTACAGTGATTGGTGAAAACACTAGCCTTTCATCTCTAGTTGATTTGACGTTCTTAGGGGAAGAGGTCAGAGTTGGTTTCTCTGCAGCTACAGGTTCATATGTGCAATTAAATAAAGTTTTGTCTTGGTCATTTCACTCAAATATCTTTCACAATAATAATACCATATCTGCTATCCCAAGCCCCACACCTCCCTTGGAAACTAAAAAAGGGGGAGGAAGCCATCAATTATCAAGAATCGGTTTCGGTGTGGGCTCTGGTATTCTATGCTGTGGACTGGGCTTGGTATGGTTCATGTTTTGGAGAAAGAGAGTTGGTAGGGAAGCAGAAACAGAGGAGGAAGATTCCATCGATGGAGAATTAGAAACAGGGATTGGCCCCAAGAGGTTTACTTACCGGGAACTAAGTCAAGCAACAAACAACTTTTCAGAAGCTGGGAAGCTTGGAGAGGGAGGCTTTGGAGGTGTCTACAAAGGCATCTTAGGAGAATCCAACACTGAAGTGGCGGTTAAGAAAGTTTCTAAGGGCTCAAGGCAGGGTAAGAAAGAGTATATTTCTGAGGTAAAAATTATAAGTCGTTTAAGACATAGGAAtttggttcaacttattggtTGGTGCCACAAAGGAGATGAGCTTCTTGTTGTTTATGAATATTTGCCTAATGGAAGCCTTAATAAACACCTACGTGGTGAAAAACCCATGCTACCGTGGGCAACAAGGCATAAAATAGTTATTGGTTTGGCCTCATCTCTTTTGTATCTTCACGAAGAATGGGAACAATGTGTGGTGCATAGAGATATCAAGTCGAGCAACATCATGTTGGATTCAAACTTCAATGCTAAGCTAGGAGACTTTGGGCTGGCAAGGCTAGTTGATCATGAAAGGGGTCTAGACACAACTCTGGTAGCTGGAACAAGAGGTTACCTAGCTCCTGAATGTTTAACTACCAGCAAGGCTAGCAAGGAGTCCGACGTCTATAGCTTTGGCGTGGTAGCACTTGAAATCTGTAGTGGAAGAAAGCCAATTGTATCAAATGCAGAAGAGGGTAAGGTGATGCTGGTGGAGTGGGTATGGGAGCTTTACGGGAGTGACCAACTTGTTGAGGCAGTTGACAAGGGACTTGTTGGTACGGAATACAATGATAAGGAGATGGAGTGCGTGATGGTTGTTGGGCTGTGGTGCTGCCATCCTGATCCAACATGTCGGCCCTCTATAAAGCAAGTGATGAGTGTTCTTAACTTTGAAGCTGCTTTGCCTAATTTGCCGCCCAAGTTACCTGTGCCAATGTATACTATGCCTCCCTGTCCCTCAAGTGTTAGCTCTGATCTTGACCCCCATTATTCATCTTCCGTTATTACAGGGAGATaa